One segment of Oceanotoga teriensis DNA contains the following:
- a CDS encoding S9 family peptidase codes for MRNIKIDDFTDYSYISNLETSANKENFAFVLSKANLKDNCYEKNIYLGNLEQKNIIKLTNSGKDMNLKWLNKNELIFISQRNKDEKEEKSTHLYKININGGEAEKFITIDQNISSYKILQENKIIFTSINDNYKDNLSKDQLEEEKDYEVFEEIPFWSNGNGYVSKKRNTLNLYDIETKKIKNISGKEKNISHYDIKNEKIVFISNEYEHKMPLNEEIYIYDLKTEESKKLKLNEKLSIAYAYFIDENTLIFSGSNMKKYGINENMKFYSYDLRNDQLKCITPELDQSMWNSVGTDCRLGSTNGPRVKDKKLYFVSTVGYYSNIFSVDLNGDVKQITDIKGTVDGFDILENDFIYYGLKSDLSLQSIYTYNQNIKLTNFNDWVLKELKLSHPEKVELNKENIKIDGWILKPVDFDENKKYPSILDIHGGPKTVYSDIFYNEMQYWVNQGYVVFFCNPRGSDGKGNEFSDIRGKFGTIDYEDIMDFTDTIIKKYDFIDQNRIGVTGGSYGGFMTNWIIGNTNRFKAAASQRSISNWISKSMTTDIGYYFVQDQQDANPWSDIMKLWNQSPLKYADKAKTPTLFIQSDEDYRCYMAEAIQMFTALKVNETDSKLVLFHGENHELSRSGKPKHRIRRLKEITDWMNKYLI; via the coding sequence TTGAGAAATATAAAGATTGATGATTTTACTGATTATTCTTATATATCAAACTTAGAAACATCTGCAAACAAAGAAAATTTTGCATTTGTATTATCAAAAGCAAATCTAAAAGATAATTGTTATGAAAAAAATATTTACCTTGGTAATTTAGAACAAAAAAATATAATCAAATTAACTAATAGCGGAAAAGATATGAATTTAAAATGGTTAAATAAAAATGAATTAATATTCATATCCCAAAGAAATAAAGATGAAAAAGAAGAAAAATCTACACATTTATACAAAATAAATATAAATGGTGGTGAAGCCGAAAAATTTATAACTATTGACCAAAATATAAGTTCATATAAAATATTACAAGAAAACAAAATAATTTTTACATCGATCAATGATAATTACAAAGACAATCTATCAAAAGATCAATTAGAAGAAGAAAAAGATTATGAAGTATTTGAAGAAATTCCATTTTGGTCAAATGGTAATGGATATGTTTCAAAAAAGAGGAATACTTTAAATCTGTATGATATAGAAACTAAAAAAATAAAAAATATATCAGGTAAAGAAAAAAATATATCTCATTATGATATAAAAAATGAAAAAATAGTTTTTATATCAAATGAATATGAACATAAGATGCCTTTAAATGAAGAAATTTATATATATGATTTAAAAACAGAAGAATCAAAAAAATTAAAATTAAATGAAAAACTAAGCATAGCATATGCATATTTTATAGACGAAAATACTTTAATATTTTCAGGTTCAAATATGAAAAAATATGGTATAAATGAAAATATGAAATTTTATTCTTATGATCTGAGAAATGATCAACTAAAATGTATAACACCCGAATTAGATCAATCGATGTGGAATTCTGTCGGAACAGATTGTAGATTAGGATCAACGAATGGACCAAGAGTTAAAGACAAAAAATTATACTTTGTTTCAACTGTTGGATATTATAGCAATATATTCAGTGTCGATTTAAATGGAGATGTAAAACAAATAACTGATATAAAAGGAACTGTAGATGGATTCGATATTTTAGAAAATGATTTTATATATTATGGATTAAAATCTGATCTATCTTTGCAATCAATATATACATATAATCAAAATATAAAATTAACAAATTTCAATGATTGGGTATTAAAAGAATTAAAATTATCTCATCCAGAAAAAGTAGAATTGAACAAAGAAAATATAAAAATTGATGGTTGGATATTAAAGCCTGTAGATTTTGATGAAAATAAAAAATATCCTTCGATATTAGATATACATGGAGGACCAAAAACTGTATATTCTGATATATTTTATAATGAAATGCAATATTGGGTAAATCAAGGGTATGTAGTATTCTTTTGCAATCCTCGTGGAAGTGATGGTAAAGGAAATGAATTTTCAGACATAAGAGGAAAATTTGGTACGATAGACTATGAAGATATTATGGATTTTACAGATACTATAATAAAAAAATATGATTTCATAGATCAAAATCGTATAGGTGTAACTGGCGGTTCTTATGGTGGTTTCATGACAAACTGGATAATAGGAAACACAAATAGATTCAAAGCTGCTGCTTCTCAAAGAAGTATATCAAATTGGATATCAAAATCTATGACAACCGATATTGGATATTATTTTGTACAAGATCAACAAGATGCAAATCCTTGGTCTGATATAATGAAACTATGGAATCAATCACCATTAAAATATGCAGACAAAGCAAAAACTCCTACATTATTTATACAATCTGATGAAGATTATAGATGTTATATGGCAGAAGCAATTCAGATGTTTACAGCTTTAAAAGTAAATGAAACAGATTCAAAATTAGTTTTATTTCACGGAGAAAATCATGAGTTAAGCCGTTCAGGAAAACCAAAACATAGAATAAGACGTTTAAAAGAAATTACAGATTGGATGAACAAATACTTGATTTAA